From the genome of Longispora fulva:
TATCTGCGCGAGCAGGCCGAGGCGACCCGCGCCGTGCCCGACGACCGCACGGTGGTGCTGGAGCGGTTCCGCGACGAGCTGGGCGACTGGCGGCTCGTCCTGCACTGCGTCCTCGGCGCCCGGGTCACCGGCCCGTGGGCGCTGGCGATCGGCCGCCGTCTCTCGGAGCGCTACGGGGTGGACGCCCAGGTCGTGGCCTCCGACGACGGCATCGTGATCCGGCTGCCCGACATGGTCGACGAGCCGCCCGGCGCGGACCTGGTGTCCTTCGACCCCGACGAGATCGTCGCGCTGGTGGAGGAGTCGGTGGGCGCCTCGGCGCTGTTCGCGTCCCGGTTCCGGGAGTGCGCCGCCCGGGCGCTGCTGCTGCCCCGCCGGGATCCGCGCCGCCGCCAGCCGCTGTGGCAGCAGCGCCAACGCTCCGCCCAACTCCTGGACGTGGCCCGGGACTTCCCGGAGTTCCCGGTGACCCTCGAGGCGGCCCGCGAATGCCTCCAGGACGTCTACGACGTGCCGGGCCTCGCGCAGGTCATGCGGGAGCTGGCCAGCCGGAAGGTCCGCCTCGTCGAGGTCGAGACGCCCCGCCCGTCGCCGTTCGCTCGGTCCATGCTCTTCGGGTACGTCGGCGCGTTCCTCTACGAGGGCGACGCCCCGCTCGCCGAGCGCCGCGCCGCGGCCCTGACCCTCGACGCCGCGCTGCTCGGCGAGCTGCTCGGCCGGGTGGAGCTCCGCGAGCTGCTCGATCCGGAGGTCGTCACCGAGACCGAGCGCCAGTTGCGCTGGCTCACCCCCGAGCGCCGGCCCCGCGACGCCGAGGACGTCGTGGAGCTCCTCCGGCTGCTCGGCGACCTGTCCGACGCCGAGCTGGCCGCGCGCGGGGCGTTACCGGAGTGGCCGGTGGCCCTGGAGGCGGCCCGCCGCGCGATCCGGGTCCGGGTCGCCGGACAGGAGCGGTGGATCGGCGTCGAGGACGCCGGCCGCTACCGGGACGCGCTGGGCGTGGCCCTGCCGGTGGGCGTGGCTGTCGCGCACACCGAGCCGGTGGCCGACCCCGTGGGCGACCTGTTGTCGCGGTATGCGCGGACGCACGGCCCCTTCACCGCCGAGGCGTGCGCCCACCGGTTCGGGCTGGGCGTGTCCGTGGTCGAGCACGCGCTCCGCCGGCTCGGCGCGACCGGCCGGGTCGTGGCGGGCGAGTTCTCCCCGGGCGGTAGCGGCGCGGAGTGGTGCGACGCCGAGGTGCTCCGGCTGCTCCGTCGCCGGTCGCTCGCCGCCCTGCGCAAGGAGATCGAGCCGGTCGACCCGCGCGCGCTCGCCGTGTTCCTGCCCCAGTGGCAGCAGGTCGGCTCGGCGGCCCGGGGCGTGGACGGGCTCGCCGCCGTCGTCGAGCAGCTCCAGGGGGTGCCGGTGCCGGCGTCGGCGCTGGAGAGCCTGGTGCTCCCGGCCCGGATCGCCGACTACTCGCCGACCCAGCTCGACGAGCTGTGCGCGAGCGGCGAGGTGGTGTGGGCCGGCGCGGGGAGCCTGGCGAAGGCGGACGGCTGGGTCACCCTGGCGTACGCGGACGGCGCGGCCCTCCTGCTTCCGGTCCCCGACGAGGCCGCAGTCTCCACCCCGCTGCACACCGCCGTCCTCGACGTGCTCGACGGCGGACAGGCCCTGTTCTTCCGCGCCCTGTCCGACCGGGTCGCCGCCACCGACGACGAGGAGCTGCTGGCGACCCTGTGGGACCTGGTCTGGGGCGGCTGGCTCACCAACGACACCCTCGCGCCGCTGCGGGCCCTGCTCGGCGGGGGAGGCGCGCACAAGGCGAAACCCGCGGCCCCCCGGAGCCGGTACCGGCGTCCGGGCCGCCCGGCCCTGCCCTCCCGCTCCGGCCCGCCGGCCGCCGCCGGCCGCTGGTCCAGGCTGCCCGACCGGGACCTGGACCCCACCCGGCGCGCCGCGGCCCTGGCCGACACGCTCCTCGAGCGGCACGGGGTGCTCACCCGGGGGGCCGTGATGGCGGAGAACGCGCCGGGCGGCTTCGCCGGGGTGTATCCGGTGCTGGCCGGCCTGGAGGAGCGGGGCGCCGCCCGGCGGGGATATTTCGTGGAGGGCCTGGGTGCGGCGCAGTTCGCGGTGCCGGGGGCCGTGGACCGGCTGCGCGCCCAGGGTCCGGGCGGCGGCGCGCTGGTGCTGGCGGCGACCGACCCGGCGAATCCGTACGGCGCGGCGCTGCCCTGGCCCGAGCGGGCCGTGGAGTCCGGCGCGGACGAGCAGCCCCCGACCGGCGGCCGCGCACCGACCGTCCCGGCCGACGGCCACACACCGACCGTCTCGATCCACGGCCACGCACCGACCGTCCCGGTCCACCCCCGCCCACAGACCGGCCCGGTCCACGGCCACCCGGCGCCCGCGCCGGTCGCCGGTGACCCCGGGCCGGGTCGGGTGCCGGTCGGTCACCGGGCCGGCCGCAAGGCGGGTGCCCTGGTGGTGCTGGTCGACGGTGCCCTCGTGCTGTACGTCGAACGCGGCGGCAGGACCCTGCTCTCCTTCGACCGCGAGCCGGAGACCGTCACGGCCGCGGCCAGCGCCCTCGGCCGGATCGTGAGTTCCGGCGCGCTCGGCGCGTTGTCGGTGGAGCGCGCGGACGGCGGGGCGGTGCACTCGTCCACGCTGGTGGCGGCGTTGACGGCCGCCGGGTTCCGGGCCACGCCCCGGGGCCTGCGGCTGCGGGCCTGAGGCGGCGGCGTGCCCGAGGGGGACACCGTGTGGCAGACGGCGCGACTGCTGGAGCGCCGGCTGGCGGGCCGGGTGCTGACCGGCTCGGACTTCCGGGTGCCCGGCCTGGCCACGGTGGACCTGACGGGCTGGACGGTCCGCGAGTCCACCTGCCGGGGCAAACACCTGCTCCTGCGCCTGGCGGCCGCGCCGGATCCAGGCAGCCGGCTGTTCACGCTGCACTCTCACCTGCGGATGGACGGCACCTGGCGGGTGCACGCGCCCGGTGAGCGCTGGACCGCCCGCCCCGCGCACCTGATCCGGGTGGTGCTGGAGACGGCGGGGGCGGTGGCGGTCGGGTACCACCTGCATGATCTGGATCTGTCGCCCACCGCCGACGAGCATCTCGTGGTCGGGCACCTCGGACCCGACATCCTCGGCTCCGACTGGGACGAGGCCGAGGCCGTGCGCCGGCTGCGCGGCCGGCCCGGTACGACCGTCGCCGAGGCGCTGCTCGATCAGCGCAACCTGGCCGGGATCGGCAACGTGTACAAGGCCGAGGCGTTGTTCCTGCGCGGCGTGTGGCCGTGGACCCCGGTCGGAAACGTGGGCGATCTGCCGGCCCTGGTCCGGCTCGCGCGCCGGCTCCTGCTCGCCAACCGGGACCGTCCGGTCCGCAGCACCACCGGGTCGCTGCGCCGAGGCGAGACCAGCCACGTGTACGGCCGCGCGGGGTCCCCGTGCCGGCGGTGCGGCACGGCGATCCGCTCGGAGTCGACCGGCGACCGGGTCACGTACTGGTGCCCCCACTGCCAACCGCCCCCCTAACCGGGAGTGCCCTACACCCCCAGGTGCAGCCGGATGGCCGTCCCCTCCGGTCCGGTGTGGATCCGGACCAGGTCGCACAGCTGGTGGGCGAGGATCAGCCCCCGCCCGCCGGTCGCGTCCGACGCCGGCGGCACCCGCCCGGCGAGCGGGTCGGCGATGTGGCCGGTGTCGGTGACCTGGCAGACCAGCCGGCCCGGCTCGGTCCACACCGTCACCCGGCCGGTGCCGGCGGCGTGTTCGCAGGTGTTGGTCGCCAGCTCGTTCACGGCGATCAGCAGGCTGCCGAGCTGGTCGTGGGACAGGCCGGCGCGTCGGCCCTCGGCGGTGAGGAAGCCGCGGAGTCCGATCAGGCTGCCGGCGCCGTCGATCGCCGCCGACGGGGCGTCGGGCGGCTCGGGCGGCAGGGGCTGGTTGAAGACCGCCGCGGTGGCGAGCGGGTCGCCGTAGGCGGTGCTGAGCCAGGTGGTCGTCGCCGAGGAGAGCACCGGATGGGTACGCGCGGCGTCGGCCACCCGCCCGGGATCCAGCCGCACGATGTCGTACGGGCACAGGATGCTCGCGTCCCGGCCGGCGAAGGCCACGTTGATCAGGGCCTCGTGCTGGGCGCACGCCGGGTACTCCACCGGTGTGCGCTCGGGCCAGATCGGTTCGCCAACGATCCGTACTCGTCTGCCGGCGTGTTCCCCGGCGAACCGCAGCAGCACGTCGGGGATGATCCGCCCGGGGTTGCGGCCGGCGACGGCCATGTCGGCCCAGCGGACGGCCGAGGCGTCGGCGCCCAGCCGGTCGCGGATCAGGGCGAGGCGGGCACCGGGCACGGCCACGAGCACCGGTTCGCCGGCCGCGAGGCCGACCTCGATGAACTCGGTGGTGGCAGCCACGTACTCGGCCGTCGACGCGTACAGCAGGCCGGGGTGTTCGAAGGTCCCGCGACTCCGGGTCATGCACCGCCCTCCTGTCCGTGACGCCAGCCTACTCGGGCGGGTCACTGCGAGGGTGCCGTGCGCGGGGCTCAGCCCCGGGGTCGGTTGATCTCCGCGACCAGCTCGTCGACCCGCGCGACGGTCACGATCGTCCGGGCATGGGTGAGCCCGCCGAAGGGCAGGTTCCCCGCCGCCGGGTGGACGAAACGGATCGACGCCCCCCGCGTCGGCCCGGTTCCGAACAGGGCGGTGTCCTCGTCGGCGGCCCGGGCCCCGACGCCCGCCCACCCGGCGGGGACGGCGACCGGCGCGGCGTCGAGCACGTTGTCGATCGGCGTCTCCAGCCACCACGGGCCGAACCGGATCCGCAGGAACTCGCCGACCGTCACCGCGCACGTGCCGGGGCGGACGCCTGCCACGGCGAGGGCGAGCCGCCACCGGGGGTCGAACGCGAACCCGAAGCCGTCGGCCACCGGTCGGCGCTCGGCACGCGCCGTGACGGGGGACGGGTGGGTGAGGTGGAGCACGGAGGCGAAGGAGAAGTGCATGGGCCTGGCTCCTGCCACGAGGGCGAATGGGATACCCGCAGCGTATCGAGGGCAAACCATGATCATCAGGTGTCGGGGGCATATCGCGCTGGTCGGTGACCGATCCTGACTGAACGTGCCGTGACGGTCACCGAGTGACCCATCTGGGCTGACTGTTCGGCGCGGGCGTGAAACCGGGCGGGACTGGGTACCTCCTGACCGGCGGTCGGGTGTCCCTGTCCGCCGAAGGGTGGGTCTTCCGCCCAGAGAGAGGTGCGCTGAGATGCCCAGGACACTGCTGAGCCGATTCCGCCGTGCGGACGGGACCGCCACGCCCGAGATCGTGCGCGACGACAAGCACGGCAACCTGCCGGACCCGGTTCCCGTCCGGGGTAAGGCCCGGAACCGGACCGTGCCGGTCGTCGAACGGGACGCACCGGCTGGCCGCGACATCCCGGCAGGCCGGTCGACCTCCGACCGCGACCTTCCGGTCGACCTGGACCTCCCGGCCGACCGGATGTCGGGGGATCGGGACGCGGCCGGTCGCCCGGTCCCCGGTCCCACCGTGGTCGAGGCCCGCGGCCGGACCAGCGTCACGTCGGTGGCCGCGCTGGTCGTGGGCCTCACGGCGCTGTACGCGGCCCTCACAGGTGTGCTGGCCCGGCCGGCGCTCCTGGTCGGCCTGCTGGGCCTGGTGCTGGCCGTCGCCGCCGTGGTCCGGCCCACCCGCCGCCGGGTCGCCGGCAACGGGCTGGCCGTGCTCGGGGCGCTGTGCTCGGTCGCGGCGCTCGCGATCGGGATCGCGGTGGCGACGGGGTCGCTGCCCGGCCTCGACGGGGGCACCGATCAGGTGGTGCGGGTCCGCGACTGGTTCGCCGGCTGGTGGCCCTGGATGGGTGCCTGACCCTCGGCCCGAACGGTGTGAACATCTCGGGGCAAGGGGTACGGATCGGGAGTAGCGTGGGACCAGGAGGGAGGCGATTCATGGCCGACGAACGTGAGCCGCCCGCCGACGAGGAGACCGTAGCGCCGAAGCCGGCCGAGGAGAACTCCGAGGAGGAGGACACCCTCGAGTCTCCCGACGACGTGCACGACGACCCGGGCTTCACGGGCCGGACAACCGAGACGTCGTACCGGCCGTAGACCGGAGCCCGGCTCACACCCAGCCGATCAGTGCTGGCGAGGGTTGGGCTCCTTCACCTGCCGGGGCGTCGCCACTCCAGACGCCCCGGTCCCGCGCCCGGGCCGCCGTCCGGTCCGGTCGTGGTTCCGGACTCCGCGGGCCGGTACACGATCAGCGCCCGGTCGCTCTTGCCGATCGTGATCGCGGTGCCCGTGCGGGTGACCTCCCCGTCCAGGGACAGCCCGATCGGACCCCGGGGCGACCGCAGCCGCACTGTGCGGGCCTCGCGCGCCTGGTACACCCGGCAGGTCGCCAGGGTCCCGGTGGCGACGGCCAGGACCAGGCGCAGTCGCGTGAACGGCCGGGTGCCGTCCACGACCCGGATGTCGAGGAGCCCGTCGTCGAGGCGGGGCCGGTGCGAGGGGACCATGCCGGGCGGCGCGTAGTGGCCGTTGCCGGCGAACAGCAGCCACACCCTGCGGCGGCGGCCGTCCACCACCATCGGGGTGGGGGAGCCGTGCCGGAGCACCTGGACGAGTCCGACGACGGCCGCCGGCCACTTACCGATCCGGGTCTCCAGCTTCTCCCGGGCGCGCACGAGGTCCACGTACACCCCGACGCTGCAGGTGTTCACGAACACCGCGTCCGCACGCGGCCCGCCGACGCCGGCGGCCACCCGTGCCGCGCCGTCACCGGTGGCCGTGCGGACCACCCCCAGATCGACGGCCACCGCCTCGCCACCCCGTAGCGCCGCGGCGGCCCCGGCCACCCCCGCCACCCCGACATCGGCGGCGAAATGGTTCAGCGTGCCCCCGGGCACCACGAACAACGGCAGCCCCGACTCCCAGGCGACCCGGGCGGCCAGGTTCACGGTCCCGTCCCCGCCGGCGACGCCGAGCACCACCGCCGTGTGCGCCGCCCCGGTGAACAGTTCGTCGAGGTCGTCGTCGGGGCCGGCGAGGACCACCTGCGCGTCGGGCAGTTCCGCCCGGACGTCCGCGGCGATGTCCTCTCCGGAGCCGCCGGCTGCGGGGTTGACGACCAGGACCAGCCCCGCGCCGGTCGGCAGCGCCGGCGCCTCGTGCCGGGGCCGGGCGGCGCGTGCCGCGACCGGGGGCCGGCGGGGCCACCAGCGCTGGGTGGCCAGGCCGAGCCCGACGCCGATCGCCGCGCCGGCGAGCACGTCGGAGGGGTGGTGCGCGCCGGTGAACACCCGTGAGACCGCCACCGCCGCGGCGGCGCCCGCGAGGGGCAGACCGACGCCGGGCAGTTCCAGGGCCACCCCGGTGGCGAAGGCCGCCGCCGAGGCGGCGTGTCCGGACGGGAACGAGGTGGTCACCGGGGCGCGGCGTAGCCGGCGGGCCAGGGGCGCCACCCCGTCGGGCGGCCGGTGGCGGCCGGTGACGGCCTTGATGGTGTGCGCGGTGGCGCTGGTGATCGCCACCGCCACCAGGCCCCGCATCGCGGCCCGCCGGGCCCGCGGGTCGCCGGTCAGGGCCAGCGCGCCGGCCACCCCCATCCACAGCAGGCTGTTGTCGGCGGCTCGACCGGCCGCGGGCAGCACCCGGTCGAGGACCGGCGAGCGGGTGGCCGCCACCCGGCGCAGCAGCCGGTCGTCTCCGTCGGCGACCAGACGGAGAAGTCCGTGCGGCACCCGACGGAGAAGAGCGTGCGGCAGCCGGTCGTCGGCGACCCGACGGAGAAATTCGCGCATCACCCCACCCTAGGCTTTTCAGGACGAAGTTCGGCCATTGCAACGGGTTGCACTGCAACTAGTTGCAGGCAATACTGGGCGGCATGGCCCTGGAACACGCGATCGTCGTCTCCCTGCTGGAGAAACCCGGCACGGGCTACGAGCTGGCCCGGCGCTTCGACCGGTCGATCGGCTTCTTCTGGGCGGCCTCACATCAGCAGATCTACCGGGTGCTGCACCGGATGACGGCCGACGGCTGGGTGGACATCGCGGAGGTGCCCGACGAGGCGCACCGGATCACGAAGGTCTACACCGTCACCGACGCCGGCCGCGCGGCCCTCGCCGCGTGGATGCGCGCCCCGAGCGAACCCGAGCAGCACCGCTCGGACCTGGGGGTGAAGGTGCGCGGCGCGGCGTTCGACGACCCGGCGGTGCTGGTGGCCGACGTGACCGGGCACCGCGACGCGCACGCCGAGCGGCTCGCCCTCTACACCGAGATCGAGGAGCGCGACTTCCCGGCCGGGGAGACCCGCGATTCCGCCCGCCGGCTGCAGCACCTCGTGCTGCGGGCCGGCATCCGCTACGAACAGGGCTGGCTCGCCTGGTGCGAAGAGGTCCTCACCGAACTGGGAGACATGACATGAGCCCCTACCCCCGGCTGTTGGAGCCCCTCGACCTGGGTTCCGTGACCCTCGCCAACCGGGTCGTGATGGGCTCGATGCACACCGGCCTGGAGGACAGGGCCCGTGACCTGCCCAAACTCGCGGCGTACTTCGGCGAGCGGGCGGCCGGCGGCGTCGGCCTGATCGTCACGGGCGGGTACGCGCCGAACTGGGAGGGCTGGCTGCTGCCCTTCGCCGGCACCATGGCCAGTGGTCGGGCCGCCGACGGGCACCGCACGGTCACCGACGCGGTGCACGCCGAGGGCGGCCGGATCCTGCTCCAGATCCTGCACGCGGGGCGGTACGCGTACCACCCGCTCAGTGTCTCCGCGTCGGCCGTGAAGTCCCCGATCACCCCGTTCAAGCCCCGTGCGCTCAGCGGAAGAGGGGTGGAGCGGCAGATCGGCGCGTTCGTCCGGGCGGCGAAGCTGGCCCAGCGGGCCGGCTACGACGGCGTGGAGATCATGGGGTCGGAGGGCTACCTGATCAACCAGTTCCTCGCGCCCCGCACGAACCGGCGCACCGACAGGTGGGGCGGGTCCGCCGAGAACCGCCGCCGCCTCCCCGTGGAGATCGTCCGCCGGACCCGGGAGGCGGTCGGCCCGGACTTCGTCGTCATGTACCGGCTGAGCCTCCTCGACCTCGTCGCCAACGGCCAGGACTGGGCGGAGGTCGTGGAGCTCGCGACCGAGCTGGAGGCCGCAGGGGCGACCCTGCTCAACACCGGCATCGGCTGGCACGAGGCCAGGGTGCCGACGATCGTGACCTCGGTGCCCCGGGCGGCGTTCGCGTGGACCACGGGCCGGCTGAAGCCGCACGTCGGCATCCCGCTGGTCGCGTCGAACCGGATCAACATGCCCGACGTGGCCGAGGGCATCCTGGCCCGGGGCGAGGCGGACCTGGTGTCGATGGCCCGGCCGTTGCTCGCCGATCCGGACTGGGTGCGCAAGGCCGCCGGCGACCGGGCCGACGAGATCAACACGTGCATCGCGTGCAACCAGGCGTGCCTGGACCACACGTTCCAGCGGAAGACCGTGACGTGCCTGGTCAACCCCAGGGCCGGGCGGGAGACCGAGGCGGCGTACCTGCCGGTGCCGACCGTGCGGCGGAAGCGGTTCGCCGTCGTCGGGGCGGGGCCGGCCGGGCTGGCCGCCGCGAGCACCCTGGCCGAGCGGGGCCACCAGGTGGACCTGATCGAGGCGGCCGGCGAGATCGGCGGCCAGTTCAACCTGGCCAAGCGGATCCCCGGCAAGGAGGAGTTCCACGAGACCCTGCGCTACTTCGCCCGCCGGATCGAGCTGGCCGGCGTCCGCACGAAGCTCGGCACCAGGGCCACGGCGGAAGACCTGGCCCGAGAGGGGTACGACGCCGTGCTGCTCGCCACCGGCGTCTCGCCCCGCACCCCGGCCATCCCCGGGGTGGACCACCCGAAGGTGCTGTCGTACGTGGACGTCATCCAGGGCGCCGCGGTCGGCGCGCGGGTCGCGGTGATCGGGGCCGGCGGGATCGGCTTCGACGTGAGCAGCTTCCTGGTGCACCCCGACTCGGCGACCCTGGACCCGGCAGCCTGGCGCGCCGAGTGGGGCGTGACCCAGGACGAGGGTCCCCGGGGCGGGCTCGCCGAGCGGGTGGACACCCCGTCGCCGCGGCAGGTCTACCTCGTGCAGCGCAAGACCACCCGGGTCGGCGCGGGCCTCGGCAAGACCTCCGGGTGGGTGCACCGGGCGGCGCTGACCCACAAGGGCGTCGAGATGATCAGCGGGGCCAGCTACGACCGGATCGACGACGAGGGCCTGCACGTGACCGTGGGGGACAGCTCCCGGGTGCTCGCCGTGGACACGGTCGTGGTGTGCGCGGGCCAGGAGCCGCGTCGGGACCTGTACGACGGGCTGGTCGCCGCCGGCGTCGCGGTGCACCTGGTCGGCGGGGCGGACGTCGCCGCCGAGCTGGACGCCAAGCGCGCGATCGACCAGGCGACCCGGCTGGCCGTCGCGCTGTAGGGAACGCGGGAGTGGGGCGCCTCGCCGGAGACGCCCCGCTCGTAACATCTGGGATTTGTTCTTTTTGCTCTATATGGCCCAGGGTCGACATAGTCTGATTCCTGTGGTAGCGACGGTTATTGAAGGCCGCTCGCTGGGACAGATCGCCTGGACCCGGCTGAAACGTGATCGCCTCGCGCTCGGCGGCGGGGTCGTCATCGTGATCCTGGTGCTGGCCGCGGTCCTGGCGCCGCTGCTCGTGAAGATCACCGGGGGTTCGCCCACGGACTTCCACCAGGACCTGATCGACCCGACGTTCAGCAAGCCGAAGGGCGAGGGGGTCTTCGCCGGGTTCAGCTGGGACCACCCGCTGGGCGTGGAGCCGCGCAGCGGGCGCGACGTGTTCAGCCGGATCCTCTACGGCGCGCAGATCTCCCTGCTGATCGGCTTCCTGGCCACCCTGCTGTCGGTGACGATCGGCACCGTGCTCGGCGTCATCGCCGGCTACATGGGCGGCTGGGTCGACACCCTGATCAGCCGGACCATGGACGTGTTCCTCGCGTTCCCGCTGCTGTTGTTCGCACTCGCGCTGGCCGGGGTCATCCCCGACCACGCGTTCGGGATGAGCGGCAACACGCTGCGGATCGCGGTACTCGTCTTCATCATCGGCTTCTTCAACTGGCCCTACGTCGGCCGGATCGTGCGGGGCCAGACCCTGTCGCTGCGGGAACGCGAGTTCGTGGACGCCTCCCGCAGCCTGGGCGCGCGCGGCTTCCACGTGGTGTTCCGCGAGCTGCTGCCCAACCTGTTCGCGCCGGTCCTGGTGTACGCGACCCTGATGATCCCCACCAACATCCTCTTCGAGGCGGCGTTGTCCTTCCTCGGCGTCGGCATCCGGCCCCCCACCCCCTCCTGGGGCAAGATGCTCGCCGACGCCGTCCCCTTCTACTCCGTGGCCCCGATGTACATGGTCGTGCCCGGACTGGCCATCTTCCTCACCGTGATGGCCTTCAACCTGCTCGGCGACGGGCTCCGCGACGCGCTCGACCCACGGGCGCGCTGACACCCGAGGGGGTGGCAACACAATGAGAAGAGCGACCATGGTCGCCGGGGTCGCGCTGGCCCTCGGGCTATCGGCATGCAGCAGCGGCAACAACACCACCACGAAGACGGGTACCGCCGTGTTCAACGCGGCCGACTCGAAGATCGTGAACGCCTCGGACCACAAGGGCGGCACGCTCAACCTCGCGATCTCCGACGACTGGGACTCCATCGACCCCGGCAACACCTACTACGCGTTCTCCTGGGACTTCGCCCGGCTCTACGGCCGGTCGTTGACCATGTTCAAGCCCGCGGCGGGCAAGGCCGGCCTGGAGCTGGTGCCCGACCTGGCCACCGGCCTCGGCCAGGTGTCCGACGGCGGGAAGACGATCACCTACAAGCTCAAGCCCGGGGTGAAGTACGAGGACGGCACGCCGGTGAAGGCCGCGGACGTCAAGTACGCCGTGGCGCGCACGTACGCCCGCGACGTGCTGCCCAACGGCCCCACCTACTTCGTCGACTTCCTCGACGCGGGGGACTACAAGGGCCCGTACAAGACGCCGGACATGAACGCGTTCACCGGGATCCAGACGCCGGACGACTCCACGGTCGTGTTCAAGCTCAAGTCCCCGTTCGGCGACTTCGACTTCCTGGTGTCCAGCCCCCAGACGGTGCCGGTGCCGCAGGCGAAGGACACCGGGGCCAAGTACCAGGAGCACCCGCTGTCGACAGGGTCGTACAAGGTGGACTCCTACGAGCCGGGCAAGCAGTTCCTGCTCAGCAAGAACCCCAACTGGGACACCGGTGACCCCAACCGCAAGCAGCTCGTCGACAAGATCGACGTGAAGCTCAAGACCACGGCTGAGGACATCGACAACCGGCTGCTGGCCGGCTCGCTGGACGCCGACGTGGCCGGCTCCGGGGTACAGGCCGCCGCCCAGTCGAAGATCCTGTCCGACCCGAAGCTGAAGGCCAACTCGGACAACACCTTCACCGGCCGGCTGTGGTTCTTCGTGATGGACGAGAAGGTCGCGCCGTTCGACAACATCGAGTGCCGCAGGGCCGTGCAGTACGCCACGGACAAGGTGTCGCTGCAGACCGCCTACGGCGGGCCGATCGCCGGTGGCGACATCGCCACCACGATGCTGCCCCCGACGATCGTCGGCTACCAGAAGTTCGACCTGTTCGCCACGCCCGACTCCAAGGGCGACGTGGCCAAGGCCAAGGACGCCCTGGCCAAGTGCGGCAAGCCGGATGGCTTCTCCACGACGATCCTGCTCCGCGCCGACCGGCCCAAGGAGGTCGCCTCCGGCGAGGCGCTGCAGCAGGCGCTGAGCAAGGTGGGCATCAAGACCGAGATCAAGTCGGTGCCGGCCGGGCAGTACTTCACCCGGTTCGCCGGCGCGCCCGAGTACGTGAAGACCAACAACATCGGGATCGTGTTCCACGGCTGGTCCGCCGACTGGCCGACCGGCTTCGGGTTCCTCCAGCAGCTCGTCGACGGCCGCACGATCAAGCCGCAGGGCAACACCAACGTCCAGGAGATGGACGACCCGGCGATCAACGCCCTGTTCGACAAGGCCGCGGCGAGCACCGACGCGAAGGAGCGCGAGGCGATCTACGGCCAGATCGACAAGGCCGCGATGGAACACGCCTCACTGGTGCCGTTCCTGTACGGCAAGGGGCTGCTCTACCGCAACCCGGCGATGACGAACGTGGTCATCGACTACTCGTACGGCATGTACAACTACACCCAACTCGGCAAGCAGTGACGGGGGGTGAACGCCCGGGGCGGTGACGTCCCGGGCGGCTACTATGGCGGCTTTCCTGATCCGACGGTTGCTCGGCGCGATCGTGCTGCTGTTCATCACCAGCATGGTCACGTTCGCGATCTTCTTCATCGTGCCCCGGATCGCCGGGCAGTCCGTCGACCAGTTGGCCGCCCAGTACGT
Proteins encoded in this window:
- a CDS encoding Fpg/Nei family DNA glycosylase, producing MPEGDTVWQTARLLERRLAGRVLTGSDFRVPGLATVDLTGWTVRESTCRGKHLLLRLAAAPDPGSRLFTLHSHLRMDGTWRVHAPGERWTARPAHLIRVVLETAGAVAVGYHLHDLDLSPTADEHLVVGHLGPDILGSDWDEAEAVRRLRGRPGTTVAEALLDQRNLAGIGNVYKAEALFLRGVWPWTPVGNVGDLPALVRLARRLLLANRDRPVRSTTGSLRRGETSHVYGRAGSPCRRCGTAIRSESTGDRVTYWCPHCQPPP
- a CDS encoding sensor histidine kinase is translated as MTRSRGTFEHPGLLYASTAEYVAATTEFIEVGLAAGEPVLVAVPGARLALIRDRLGADASAVRWADMAVAGRNPGRIIPDVLLRFAGEHAGRRVRIVGEPIWPERTPVEYPACAQHEALINVAFAGRDASILCPYDIVRLDPGRVADAARTHPVLSSATTTWLSTAYGDPLATAAVFNQPLPPEPPDAPSAAIDGAGSLIGLRGFLTAEGRRAGLSHDQLGSLLIAVNELATNTCEHAAGTGRVTVWTEPGRLVCQVTDTGHIADPLAGRVPPASDATGGRGLILAHQLCDLVRIHTGPEGTAIRLHLGV
- a CDS encoding ATP-dependent helicase, with the translated sequence MGDVTAGWDGFGPATSAWFDGAFAAPTPAQVGAWRSISAGRNALVVAPTGSGKTLAAFLWSLDRLASEPPPNEPLRRCRVLYVSPLKALAVDVERNLRAPLAGIRQAAARLGTPQPDITVAMRSGDTPADQRRAFNRTPPDILITTPESLFLLLTSAARESLRGVETVIVDEVHAVAASKRGAHLALSLERLDALLPRPAQRIGLSATVRPVQEVARFLGGSRPVDVVQPPAAKMFEVTVEVPVEDMTRLDEAAGADDDPRRTSIWPAVEERVLELIRAHRSTIVFANSRRGAERLCARLNELAAETPAAPVTRMPAEVMAQSGLATGAPVVVARAHHGSVSREERLHIEEQLKSGLLPAVVATSSLELGIDMGAVDLVVQIEAPPSVASGLQRIGRAGHQVGAASKGVVIPKHRGDLLSCAVVAQRMVSGAIEEMRYPRNPLDVLAQQIVAMVAMDDWPVGELTALVRRAAPFDHLPDSALGAVLDMLSGRYPSTAFAELRPRVLWDRTADVLSGRPGAQRLAVTSGGTIPDRGLFGVFLAHADRPVRVGELDEEMVYESRVGDVFLLGSSSWRIEDITPDRVLVSPAPGAPARMPFWKGDSLGRPVELGRAIGAGLRSLLRQDDAAATVDLRAAGLDAWAAANLMAYLREQAEATRAVPDDRTVVLERFRDELGDWRLVLHCVLGARVTGPWALAIGRRLSERYGVDAQVVASDDGIVIRLPDMVDEPPGADLVSFDPDEIVALVEESVGASALFASRFRECAARALLLPRRDPRRRQPLWQQRQRSAQLLDVARDFPEFPVTLEAARECLQDVYDVPGLAQVMRELASRKVRLVEVETPRPSPFARSMLFGYVGAFLYEGDAPLAERRAAALTLDAALLGELLGRVELRELLDPEVVTETERQLRWLTPERRPRDAEDVVELLRLLGDLSDAELAARGALPEWPVALEAARRAIRVRVAGQERWIGVEDAGRYRDALGVALPVGVAVAHTEPVADPVGDLLSRYARTHGPFTAEACAHRFGLGVSVVEHALRRLGATGRVVAGEFSPGGSGAEWCDAEVLRLLRRRSLAALRKEIEPVDPRALAVFLPQWQQVGSAARGVDGLAAVVEQLQGVPVPASALESLVLPARIADYSPTQLDELCASGEVVWAGAGSLAKADGWVTLAYADGAALLLPVPDEAAVSTPLHTAVLDVLDGGQALFFRALSDRVAATDDEELLATLWDLVWGGWLTNDTLAPLRALLGGGGAHKAKPAAPRSRYRRPGRPALPSRSGPPAAAGRWSRLPDRDLDPTRRAAALADTLLERHGVLTRGAVMAENAPGGFAGVYPVLAGLEERGAARRGYFVEGLGAAQFAVPGAVDRLRAQGPGGGALVLAATDPANPYGAALPWPERAVESGADEQPPTGGRAPTVPADGHTPTVSIHGHAPTVPVHPRPQTGPVHGHPAPAPVAGDPGPGRVPVGHRAGRKAGALVVLVDGALVLYVERGGRTLLSFDREPETVTAAASALGRIVSSGALGALSVERADGGAVHSSTLVAALTAAGFRATPRGLRLRA